The following nucleotide sequence is from Azoarcus sp. CIB.
CTCGTCGTCCCAGTCACCGCCGTGGATGTTGAACAGCATCGTGCGTGCGGCGTTGCCCGGATCGGTCACGTGCAATGCGCCGCCGCTCAGGTGCCACACCAGCCAGCTGTCGACGGTGCCGAAGGCCAGTTCGCCGGCCTCCGCCCGCCTCCGCGCATCCGGCACATTCTCCAGCAGCCAGGCGAGCTTGGTCGCCGAGAAGTAGGCATCGAGCTCCAGGCCGGTGCGCGCTCGGATCCGCTCCGCATGTCCCGCGGCGCGCAGGCGGTCGCACTCGGCGGCGGTGCGGCGGTCCTGCCATACGATCGCCGGCGCGAGCGCCCGACCGCTGGCGCGCTCCCACAGGATCGTCGTCTCGCGCTGGTTGGTGATACCGACGGCCGCCAGGTCCGTCGCCGCGATCCCGGCGTCGGCGAGCGCGGCACGCGCACAGTCCAGTTGCGACGCGAGGATCTCGTCCGGATCGTGCTCGACCCAGCCCGGCTGCGGAAAGGACTGAGCGAAGGCCTTCTGCGCGACCCCGCGCACGCGCCCGTCGGCATCGAACACCATTGCCCGCGAACTCGTCGTCCCCTGATCCAGCGCCAGCAGCCAGCTCATGCCACCCCCGCAAAGACCCGCGATGACGCAAGCCTACCGCGGCCCCGTGCACGTGACCATCCCCCACCCTCGCGCACCTGACCTGCGTGTGGTTCAATGTCGCCTTTCGCCGCACCGCAACAAGCCACCATGCAATCCCTCTGGATGATCGTCGCCAGCCTCCTCTTCGCCTGCATGGGGGTATGCGTCAAGCTCGGCGCCGGCACTTTCTCCACCGGGGAGCTCGTGTTCTATCGCGGCTTCGTCGGTCTGCTCGTCGTCGCGCTCATCGCGCGCGTTCAGGGCGTACCGCTACGCACGCCGCACTGGCGGCTGCAGATCACCCGCGCCCTCGCTGGCTGTGCGGCGCTGATGTGCTACTTCTACGCGATCAGCGCCCTGCCGCTCGCGACCGCCGTTACGCTCAATTACACCTCGCCGATCTTCGTCGCCCTGCTGCTCGCCCTGTGGTTCCGCGAGCGCCTGCGCGGCCCGGTGATCGCCTCGGTCGCGCTGGGCTTCGTCGGCGTCGTCCTGCTGCTCAAACCCACGCTGCAGGCCGAACAATGGCTGGGCGCCTGCGCCGGACTCGGCTCCGGCCTCGTCGCGAGCCTGGCCTACATCAACGTGCGCGAACTCGGCCGCGCCGGGGAGCCGGAGGCGCGGACGGTGCTGTGGTTCTCGGCGATCACGACCCTGCTCGGCATCCCCTGGGCGCTGGCCGGCGAACTGAGCGCCATCGACCTGTACGGCGGCGCGGCGCTCGCGGGCATCGGTCTGTTCGGCGCACTGGCCCAGCTCGCGATGACCCGGGCCTATCGCTTCGGCAAGACCATCGTCGCGGCCAATCTGGCCTACACTACGGTGATCTTCTCGAGCCTTTTCGGCGCCCTGCTGTGGGACGAAATCCTCCCGCTCGAGGCATGGATCGCCGTCGTACTGATCATCGCCAGCGGCGCGGCCGTGTCGGTCGCCTCGCGCCCCGCGCCCAGGCGCTTCCCGCCGGCGCGGCACCCGGCGGCCGCAGTCCCGATTGAAGCGGCTACCGCCCGGGGATATAGTAGCCTGCATAATCCAGTCGCCATGCGGAGGCAGTCATGATCACAACGGACCATCGCCCCAACCTGGTCGCCGTTGCGGTGTTCGGCGAATTCACCCTCGCGGACTACAAGGAGTTCGAAGAACTGGTCAATTACAAGATCCAGTTCGAGGGCCCGGTGAGCCTGCTGTTCGATCTGCGCGAAATGGCCGGGTTCACGCTCGACGTCGCGTGGGAGGAAATCAAGTTCTCGCGCAGGCATGCGCACGACTTCCGCCGCGTCGCCGTGCTCACGCAGGACCAGTGGCTAACGTGGAGCGCATGGATCTCGCAGATCTTCGTCGACGCGGAAGTGCTCGTCTTCGACGACGAAACCGAAGCACGCACCTGGCT
It contains:
- a CDS encoding DMT family transporter, whose translation is MQSLWMIVASLLFACMGVCVKLGAGTFSTGELVFYRGFVGLLVVALIARVQGVPLRTPHWRLQITRALAGCAALMCYFYAISALPLATAVTLNYTSPIFVALLLALWFRERLRGPVIASVALGFVGVVLLLKPTLQAEQWLGACAGLGSGLVASLAYINVRELGRAGEPEARTVLWFSAITTLLGIPWALAGELSAIDLYGGAALAGIGLFGALAQLAMTRAYRFGKTIVAANLAYTTVIFSSLFGALLWDEILPLEAWIAVVLIIASGAAVSVASRPAPRRFPPARHPAAAVPIEAATARGYSSLHNPVAMRRQS
- a CDS encoding STAS/SEC14 domain-containing protein, with the translated sequence MITTDHRPNLVAVAVFGEFTLADYKEFEELVNYKIQFEGPVSLLFDLREMAGFTLDVAWEEIKFSRRHAHDFRRVAVLTQDQWLTWSAWISQIFVDAEVLVFDDETEARTWLEAAEEPAQ